Proteins encoded together in one Impatiens glandulifera chromosome 1, dImpGla2.1, whole genome shotgun sequence window:
- the LOC124913826 gene encoding stemmadenine O-acetyltransferase-like — MAQLKINVLSNEFVRSSSPTNYPFEKYHISLLDQSIPRFFVPSILYYQTSTKQHELISSRLRESLSQTLTMFYPFAGRFNRADKSIVCNDMGVRYLEAKVDSNISEVIECHEARTVDPLIPNLMGNEEEEEEEIFAIQVNYFNCGGIAIGTYIPHQIADGVSFFSFMTSWAAISLQHDNIINTLKPSFDSSSLFPPKEKYDYNPLSEEWKETLITRRFVFDASQITSMRAKARIDHDHLIPTRVEVVSAFIWKYATVDKPGKQYIATHIVNLRSRMVPPLSEHAIGNLIGVAYADCSYEDSNDLAVMGRRVREGIRRIDDEYIRRIQGDEGYEMMIDNWMKMGELVTSVEANFFRFSSWCRFPVYDVDFGMGKPVWASIGSLNINNSAFL, encoded by the coding sequence ATGGCACAGTTGAAGATCAATGTTTTATCAAATGAGTTTGTGAGATCATCATCTCCCACCAATTATCCTTTCGAAAAATATCACATCTCCCTGTTGGATCAATCTATTCCCCGTTTCTTCGTCCCCTCAATTCTCTATTACCAAACTTCCACCAAACAACATGAACTGATCTCTTCCCGCCTTAGAGAATCGCTCTCCCAAACCCTGACCATGTTCTACCCTTTTGCAGGGCGGTTCAATAGAGCCGACAAATCGATAGTCTGCAACGACATGGGCGTTCGATATTTAGAGGCAAAAGTCGATTCCAATATCTCCGAGGTGATCGAGTGCCATGAAGCACGAACGGTTGATCCACTCATACCCAACTTGATgggaaatgaagaagaagaagaagaagagattttCGCAATTCAAGTTAACTACTTCAACTGCGGAGGCATTGCAATTGGCACCTACATCCCACATCAGATTGCAGACGGGGTCTCCTTTTTCTCATTCATGACGTCGTGGGCTGCAATATCTCTCCAACACGATAATATCATTAATACCCTGAAGCCGAGTTTCGACTCATCATCCCTCTTCCCGCCAAAGGAGAAATACGACTACAATCCACTATCCGAAGAGTGGAAAGAGACCCTCATCACGCGGAGGTTTGTTTTTGACGCAAGTCAGATAACTTCAATGAGAGCAAAGGCGAGAATTGATCATGATCATCTCATTCCTACCCGAGTGGAAGTAGTATCGGCTTTCATATGGAAGTACGCTACGGTTGATAAGCCTGGGAAACAATACATCGCAACTCACATTGTGAACTTAAGGAGCCGAATGGTGCCTCCACTGTCGGAGCATGCGATAGGAAATCTCATTGGGGTGGCATATGCTGATTGCAGCTATGAAGACTCGAATGATTTAGCAGTCATGGGAAGGAGGGTGAGGGAAGGAATTCGGAGAATTGACGACGAGTATATAAGGCGGATTCAAGGGGATGAGGGGTATGAGATGATGATTGATAATTGGATGAAGATGGGGGAACTAGTGACAAGTGTGGAAGCAAATTTCTTCAGATTCAGCAGTTGGTGCAGGTTTCCAGTTTATGATGTTGATTTTGGCATGGGAAAGCCTGTTTGGGCGAGCATAGGAAGCTTGAACATCAACAACTCCGCTTTTCTATGA